Within the Desulfitibacter sp. BRH_c19 genome, the region GTTTAAGAAAACCTAAAAAGCTGAAGCTAGAGTTAAAACTAAAAGGAAATATGAGTCTTATTAATACCGGCAACCATAATGCATAAGAGAAAATCTTAGGAATTTTTTTAAAGGGTATCCTTATTGCAATAACTGCAAGAGCTACATAGCTTGCAGTAATACTCATATTAAGTATAGTAGTAAAGTAGCTTGTCATTTTGTTGCCCCCTCAATAATACGCTTTAGCTCTTCGGCCTCCTTTTCAGTAATCTTCTTTTCATCTAGAAATGCTGTTAAAAACTGCGGTAAAGAGCCATCAAAAGTGTTTTCAATCATCGCCCGACTTTCGTATTTTTGAGCATCCTCTTTTTTAACAATTGCTGAAACTGTTGCATCTTCATTTTTGAGTATCCCACGTTCACAAAGCTTTCTTAAAACTGTGTATGTAGTGGATTTTTTCCAACCCAGCTTGTCAAGACTAAGCTTTACAAGTTTGGTAGAGTTAATAGGTTCATTATCCCAAATTAAACTTGCAAATCTATACTCGGCATCGAATAGTTTGTATTGTTCCATAGTAACTACCTCCAAAAGTTTATCTCAATAGACCTCATATACAAGTTTACTACGATAGACCTTGTTTGTCAAGACAGCAGCAATGTTAAGGAGTAATTCATCTAAATATTTTATCTAGGTTAGGATTCTCGATATTTCAAAAGCCCCAACTCATGGGCATAAGCTACTGCCTGAGTACGGCTTCCCACTCCCAACTTGCCAAATATGTTTTTCACATGCCATTTTACTGTGCCAAGTGATATAAATAATTTCGAGCCTATCTCTGCGTTGGACAGTCCGGCCGCCAATAATCTTAAAACCTCCAATTCTCGCAGGCTTAATGTTTCAATCATCTCTGAACCATGTAAGGATGGAATTGACGTTATCTCTTGTTTAGGTTGTTGGGCAAAGTGGCCTAAGAGAGGCGTTAGGAACTCCGGTTTTGTATTTTTCACGGCAAGCAGTAATTTCCCAACCTCCGATCCTTCGCCTAGAAAGGGACGTATGTATCCTTCTGTGGCTGCATAATTTA harbors:
- a CDS encoding BlaI/MecI/CopY family transcriptional regulator, whose protein sequence is MEQYKLFDAEYRFASLIWDNEPINSTKLVKLSLDKLGWKKSTTYTVLRKLCERGILKNEDATVSAIVKKEDAQKYESRAMIENTFDGSLPQFLTAFLDEKKITEKEAEELKRIIEGATK